CGAGGCCCAGGGTTGAGTAAAAAAAGAACATGCCCGCCGCGGAGATGATTACCGGCGTGACCATCGGCGAGATCAAGAGTGCCATTGCGAAGCGGCGCCCCGGCATGGCGGGACTGGATAGCCCCAGTGCGGCGAGTGTGCCCAGCGCGGTTGCCAGCGAGGTAGAGGCGATGCCGATGATCAGGCTGTTGACCAGCCCGCGCGTCCACAGTTCGTTTTCGATGATTTGTCGGTACCAGCGCAGGGAATAGGCTTCGGCGTCCAGGCGCAGCATGCCTTCGGTGAAGGTGAAGTAGGGTTCGGCATTGAAGCTCAGGGGTACGATCACCAGAATTGGCGCGATCAGGAACGCGAAGATCAGGGTACAGGAGGCCAGGTACGCGACCCGGCCAATGTGTTGTGTCGAGATCATGTTAGCCCAATTTCATGCGGTCAACGCCGACTATGCGGTCGTAGAGCAGATAGAGTGCGATCACGCATACCAGCAAGATGCCGCCAAGTGCTCCGGCCAGACTCCAGTTGAGGGAGGTCTGCATGTGGTAGGCGATCATGTTGGAGATGAGTTGCCCGGTGCTGCCGCCTACCAGCGCGGGGGTGATGTAGTAGCCGATGGCGAGGATGAATACCAGCAGTGATCCAGCGCCTACGCCGGGGAGCGTCTGTGGCCAGTACACGCGCCAAAATGCCTGAAAGGCGTTTGCTCCCAGCGATGCGGCGGCACTCATCTGGCTCGGGGGGATGGCGCGCATGATGGAGTATAGGGGCAGGATCATAAAGGGCAGGAGCACATGGGTCATTGCCACGAGTGTGCCAGTCATGTTGTAGATCATGGCGAGGCGGCCGTCGTCGCCGATTAGCCCAATTGTGACGAGTAAGTCGTTGATTACGCCCTGGGTTTGGAGCAGTACGATCCAGGATGTGGTTCTCACCAGGAGCGATGTCCAGAAGGGTACGAGTACGAGGATGAGGAGCAGGTTTGCAATGCGCGGAGGCGAATGCGCGATTAAGTGGGCGATGGGGTAGCCGAGCAGCAGGCAGATCGCGGTGATGCCGAGGCTTACGATAAAGGTGCGCCACAAGAGGGAGAGATAGATGCGGCGTTCTGGGGGC
This portion of the Gemmatimonadota bacterium genome encodes:
- a CDS encoding ABC transporter permease: MKPETDIKTTILRPRLRATGLVLPLLAFIGVTFIAPLATMLVHSVYDPTVANALPETLGLLRQWDGKSTPDEAVYAAAARELLKARTDRSLGRVATRVNRVHPGLRSVFTRSARSLQNIREGPYRDAMIGLNTAWGDVQTWHAIRSAGDRYTTRHYLNALDLQPLPDGSIARQPPERRIYLSLLWRTFIVSLGITAICLLLGYPIAHLIAHSPPRIANLLLILVLVPFWTSLLVRTTSWIVLLQTQGVINDLLVTIGLIGDDGRLAMIYNMTGTLVAMTHVLLPFMILPLYSIMRAIPPSQMSAAASLGANAFQAFWRVYWPQTLPGVGAGSLLVFILAIGYYITPALVGGSTGQLISNMIAYHMQTSLNWSLAGALGGILLVCVIALYLLYDRIVGVDRMKLG